Proteins co-encoded in one Clarias gariepinus isolate MV-2021 ecotype Netherlands chromosome 13, CGAR_prim_01v2, whole genome shotgun sequence genomic window:
- the rnf144aa gene encoding probable E3 ubiquitin-protein ligase RNF144A-A: MTTARYRPTWDLALDPLVSCKLCLGEFPLEQMTTITQCQCVFCTLCLKQYVELLIKEGLETAISCPDSACPKRGHLQEHEIECMVASEIMQRYRKLQFEKEVLLDPCRTWCPSSSCQAVCQVKEADSARPQLVRCGNCTLEFCSACKASWHPGQECQENPPITAFLPGESSSFFKSDDDDAPIKRCPKCKVYIERDEGCAQMMCKNCKHAFCWYCLESLDDDFLLIHYDKGPCRNKLGHSRASVIWHRTQVIGIFAGFGLLLLVASPFLLLATPFLLCCKCKCSKGDDDPLPT; the protein is encoded by the exons ATGACGACGGCTCGTTATAGGCCAACCTGGGACCTGGCCCTGGACCCGCTGGTGTCCTGTAAGCTCTGTCTTGGAGAGTTCCCCCTGGAGCAGATGACCACCATCACacagtgtcagtgtgtgttctgCACTTTG tGCCTAAAGCAATATGTGGAGCTTCTCATTAAGGAGGGCCTTGAAACTGCTATTAGCTGTCCGGATTCTGCCTGTCCAAAACGTGGACATTTGCAAGAACACGAG ATCGAGTGCATGGTGGCGTCAGAGATAATGCAGAGATACAGGAAGCTGCAGTTTGAAAAAG AGGTGCTGTTGGACCCATGCCGGACATGGTGCCCATCATCATCGTGCCAGGCCGTGTGCCAGGTGAAGGAGGCAGACTCCGCCCGGCCGCAGCTGGTACGCTGTGGTAACTGCACGCTGGAATTCTGCTCTGCCTGCAAGGCCAGCTGGCACCCAGGCCAAGAGTGCCAGGAGAACCCGCCCATCACTGCCTTTCTGCCTGGCGAGAGCAG ttctttttttaaaagcgaTGACGATGACGCTCCTATCAAGCGCTGTCCCAAATGTAAAGTATACATCGAGCGAGACGAAGGTTGTGCGCAGATGATGTGCAAGAACTGCAAGCATGCTTTCTGCTGGTACTGCCTGGAGTCTTTGGAT GACGACTTCCTCCTGATCCATTACGATAAAGGACCCTGCCGCAACAAGCTGGGCCACTCCAGAGCCTCTGTGATTTGGCACAGAACGCAG GTCATCGGTATCTTTGCTGGTTTCGGCCTGCTCTTGCTGGTAGCCTCTCCGTTCCTGCTGCTGGCCACTCCGTTTCTACTGTGCTGCAAGTGTAAGTGCAGCAAAGGGGACGACGACCCCTTACCAACCTAA